The Cylindrospermum stagnale PCC 7417 genome segment TTCTGCGTCTGGATTAGCAATTTCTTGCAAGTATTCGTCAAAAGGTTTAAAAAATGGTGGAAATGCTTTCCAGTCACTCAAGCGAATTGCAACTTTTTCTAGTCCATCAGTAGAAGCACAAATAAACTCTTGCTTTGCTGAAATAACCTGCACCTGCATCTCATCCAGCGCATTAGCTGAAGTGACAAAAGTTGTTTCGTTGAAAAATTCCCCTTTATCAGGTTCAAACAACAGTTGATATTCTGAATTTTGGGAACGCACCACTATAAATCCATCTCCAATTTGCATAGCTACAAACCAGTCAGGAGTTGCGACAAAAACCAAAAGAGTACAAGCTAAGTCATTGACTGAATAACCTTCTTTGGCTGCTTGGTTGTTTAAATCAGTAATAACTTGGTTCACAATCTTAGCAAACAGTTTCTCAGCTTCTATTTTGCCAAGTGGTTGAGAAAACCCTTGCCTATCAGGATATTGATTAATCTCAGCAAAGCATTTGAGTACTGTTTCTACCGCCAATTTAGAACCAATTTGAGAATATTTAGCACTACCAGCACCATCAGCAACAGCGCCTACAATCACATCATTAAAAATGCGATAATGCCCAAAATCTTGACAAGGTATTTTCTGAATTTTATGACTCGTTCCCGTCGCCGAACGGGCAATTGCTTTCCAACCCACAATAAATCCTCAAATTCTAAGTATTAATTTGACCCCATCC includes the following:
- a CDS encoding PP2C family serine/threonine-protein phosphatase is translated as MGWKAIARSATGTSHKIQKIPCQDFGHYRIFNDVIVGAVADGAGSAKYSQIGSKLAVETVLKCFAEINQYPDRQGFSQPLGKIEAEKLFAKIVNQVITDLNNQAAKEGYSVNDLACTLLVFVATPDWFVAMQIGDGFIVVRSQNSEYQLLFEPDKGEFFNETTFVTSANALDEMQVQVISAKQEFICASTDGLEKVAIRLSDWKAFPPFFKPFDEYLQEIANPDAEDQYIIDFLNSERLNSRTDDDKTLLLCLFERE